The following are from one region of the Roseobacter fucihabitans genome:
- a CDS encoding NAD-dependent succinate-semialdehyde dehydrogenase yields the protein MTDILNTDLKSLLKDPSLLETRAYIGGQWVDGDDGTFDVINPARGDVIASVANLSRAQVAGAIAQAEKAQKEWATWTGKERAGVMRKWFDLMMENADDLATILTAEQGKPHAEAKGEIAYGASFIEFMGEQAKRVYGETIPGHQRDKRITVLKQPIGVAASITPWNFPNAMITRKAAPALAVGCAFVARPAAETPLSAIVMGVLAERAGVPAGVFNVVPSSSSSAVGKEFCENPAVRKLTFTGSTEVGRILLKQAADQVMKCSMELGGNAPFIVFDDADLDAAVEGAMLCKFRNNGQTCVCANRIYVQAGVYDAFAAKLKVAVENLKVGDGLLEGVTTGPLINKDAVEKVKEHMEDVVAHGGAILTGGKAHEMGGTFFEPTIVTGVTQDMKVASEETFGPLAPLFKFEDEDEVIAMANDTIFGLASYFYAKDLSRVYKVAEALEYGIVGVNTGIISTEVGPFGGVKQSGLGREGSHHGIDDYLEMKYICMSV from the coding sequence ATGACAGATATTCTAAACACCGACCTCAAATCTCTTTTGAAAGACCCCAGCCTGCTGGAAACCCGCGCCTATATCGGTGGGCAATGGGTGGATGGGGACGACGGGACGTTCGACGTGATCAACCCTGCGCGTGGCGATGTGATCGCCTCTGTCGCCAATCTCAGCCGCGCTCAGGTCGCAGGCGCGATTGCGCAGGCCGAAAAGGCACAGAAGGAATGGGCCACCTGGACCGGCAAGGAACGCGCGGGCGTGATGCGCAAGTGGTTCGATCTGATGATGGAAAACGCCGATGATCTGGCAACCATCCTGACGGCGGAACAGGGCAAGCCGCATGCCGAGGCCAAAGGCGAGATCGCTTACGGGGCCAGCTTTATCGAATTCATGGGCGAGCAGGCCAAGCGCGTTTACGGCGAAACCATCCCCGGCCATCAACGCGACAAGCGTATTACCGTTTTGAAACAACCCATTGGCGTGGCCGCTTCAATCACGCCCTGGAATTTCCCCAATGCGATGATCACGCGCAAGGCAGCCCCCGCTTTGGCCGTTGGCTGCGCCTTTGTCGCACGCCCTGCCGCCGAAACACCGCTCAGCGCCATCGTGATGGGTGTTTTAGCCGAACGCGCGGGCGTTCCGGCGGGCGTGTTCAACGTGGTGCCGTCTTCGTCCTCCTCCGCCGTGGGCAAAGAGTTCTGCGAAAACCCGGCAGTGCGCAAATTGACCTTCACCGGGTCGACGGAAGTGGGGCGCATCCTGCTCAAGCAAGCCGCCGATCAAGTGATGAAATGCTCCATGGAACTGGGCGGCAACGCGCCCTTTATCGTGTTTGACGATGCCGATCTGGACGCCGCCGTCGAAGGCGCGATGCTGTGCAAGTTTCGCAACAACGGCCAGACCTGTGTTTGCGCCAACCGTATCTATGTGCAGGCGGGCGTCTATGATGCCTTTGCCGCCAAGCTGAAAGTGGCCGTCGAGAACCTCAAGGTCGGCGATGGCCTGTTGGAAGGTGTCACCACCGGCCCGCTGATCAACAAGGACGCGGTGGAAAAGGTCAAGGAACACATGGAAGATGTGGTCGCGCATGGCGGTGCCATCCTGACGGGGGGCAAGGCGCATGAAATGGGCGGAACCTTCTTTGAGCCCACAATCGTCACCGGCGTAACGCAGGATATGAAAGTGGCGTCGGAGGAGACCTTTGGGCCACTTGCCCCGCTGTTCAAATTCGAGGATGAAGACGAAGTGATCGCGATGGCCAATGACACGATTTTTGGTTTGGCTTCGTACTTTTATGCCAAGGATCTGAGCCGCGTTTATAAGGTCGCTGAAGCGCTGGAGTACGGGATCGTCGGTGTGAATACCGGTATCATATCGACCGAAGTCGGACCCTTTGGCGGGGTAAAACAATCCGGCCTGGGTCGCGAAGGATCGCATCACGGGATCGACGATTATCTGGAGATGAAATACATCTGCATGAGCGTGTGA
- a CDS encoding alpha/beta hydrolase, with product MKPLDDAYANAAYIAGADAYPPAWEKAAAAFREELGARAELGLSYGRSERQVFDFFNAEGVSRGTLIFVHGGYWKAFDRSHWSHLAAGAMASGWSVAMPSYDLCPDVRISDITRQIATAVSKIADRTFEPIALAGHSAGGHLVSRMMDPLVLPEPVRRRITRIASISPVADLEPLLETSMNDILRLDAQEARAESLMSMARPQGAEVKIWVGAQERPAFLEQAEAQARAWGARQVVVPDKHHFDVIDALADPTSDMVAFLMGNKV from the coding sequence ATGAAACCCCTGGATGATGCCTATGCCAATGCTGCCTATATCGCTGGGGCTGACGCCTATCCGCCTGCGTGGGAAAAAGCCGCGGCTGCCTTTCGTGAAGAGCTAGGCGCGCGCGCAGAGCTGGGATTGTCTTATGGGCGATCAGAGCGGCAGGTGTTTGATTTCTTCAACGCCGAGGGTGTTTCACGCGGCACGTTGATCTTCGTGCACGGCGGGTATTGGAAGGCGTTTGATCGCAGCCATTGGTCGCATCTGGCAGCTGGTGCGATGGCGTCGGGCTGGTCGGTTGCGATGCCGAGTTATGATCTGTGCCCCGACGTGCGCATTTCCGATATTACCAGACAGATTGCCACAGCCGTCAGCAAGATCGCCGATCGCACCTTCGAACCGATTGCGCTTGCGGGTCATTCTGCCGGGGGGCATCTGGTGTCGCGGATGATGGATCCGCTGGTGTTGCCCGAGCCCGTGCGTCGCCGAATTACGCGAATTGCGTCGATTTCGCCCGTTGCGGATCTTGAGCCGCTACTGGAAACCTCAATGAACGACATCCTGCGTCTGGATGCGCAGGAGGCGCGCGCGGAAAGTCTGATGAGCATGGCGCGTCCTCAGGGCGCGGAGGTGAAAATCTGGGTGGGCGCACAGGAACGTCCCGCCTTTCTGGAACAGGCAGAGGCGCAGGCGCGCGCATGGGGCGCGCGGCAGGTGGTCGTACCGGACAAGCATCATTTCGATGTGATCGACGCTTTGGCGGATCCGACAAGCGACATGGTGGCTTTCCTCATGGGCAATAAGGTTTGA